The Neodiprion fabricii isolate iyNeoFabr1 chromosome 4, iyNeoFabr1.1, whole genome shotgun sequence genome window below encodes:
- the LOC124180454 gene encoding HEAT repeat-containing protein 5B isoform X6, with protein sequence MMELSHSLTLNEDALNQIPEAKRPVFVFEWLRFLDKVLVAAQKNDIKGCQQKLVEQLTRHMQGAPGPPTRRLIARCLATLFSVGDTFLLFDTVNKCNDILKNKDDSPSFLPTKLAAICCVGCMYEKLGRMMGRSYEDTVQILIKSLRSAESQTRIEIMHTLEKVCAGMGSAITNVHKEIYKVARHCLTDRVMAVRCAAAKCLLEMLNHAPFLCTTEIESVATLCFRAFEGSNYEVRCTVAKLLGALVATTQQAATKGNNPPVLAPQSKGFKPISLDEALNILMSGFLRGGAGFLKGTGEMIKGSSGVNREVRVGVTHAYVVFVQILGGAWLERNISTLVSHVLDLVANPKAASSHVDAVYSRKCINFILRGTIGKLLGEGAQAAACKEIAHVILKQMNSIDFSPENAKDCNQETLFSQHLLVCALQEMGNLILGLGTTACNLISDQSLSLIETTIAVLVHPCQAARLAASWCLRCICVAVPSQITPLIDRCVDAIENMRSSPEAIAGYSSALAAVLGSVRLSPLGVPHTKGKIIFNTAEELLRSASQNSRLSLNRTHAGWLLIGAIMTLGVAVVRGLLPRMLLLWRNSFPRSNKELESEKARGDAFTWQVTLEGRAGALSAMHSFLLHCSDLLNDDITRRLLTPIESALAMLTNLSTVLKNYGQQLKAPAAMVRLRLYETLLLLPPQTFEGSYTHLLRMLVSEFTLTENPGNTTTSLLRIVCHADDSVILGTWLQETDHRTIEDQMEPNRRADSEHLQPNSAAGSGALEHDSCCLYRPVPNGEIVPGPLPLGVAVIDMSVSLFGQIFPRVANKHRLQMLDHFSECIKHAKSARQEAVQMNVFTAVLSGLKGLNEAKTSFGQEDVKKSATNLIISALVSSNSILRCAAGEAVGRMAQVVSDSKFTAELAQTSFDRLKSARDVASRTGHSLALGCLHRYVGGMGSSQHLNTSVSILLALAQDNTSPVVQVWALHALALIADSGGPMFRGYVEPTLSLALTLLLNVPHSYIDVHQCIGKVLSALITTIGPELQGNTSTICMARSSFLCACAIMQDHQDPLVQAEATGCLQQLHLFAPRHVNLSSLVPTLCRTLSSNHLLLRKAAISCLRQLAQREAKEVCEHAMTLANESRDTNIVEGLVITETGLPGVLFSMLDTETDSRLIKDIHDTLTSMLQMLAADNLSQWLSLCKDVLTVASESSTTTEEVTAVLTEDSTADDEGGEAEGDDDQAEFHAEESTRQRPAVSPRWPTRVFAAQSVRRIITACLVNKQAHFDLALAKEMQLTRGRGDFLVLHLSDLVRMAFMAATSDCDPLRLEGLKTLQEIIDKFAKVPEPEFPGHLLLEQFQAQVGAALRPAFSTETASHVTAAACEACSAWIGSGVARDLNDLRRVHQLLVSSLEKLRGGHSHQQLYNESLSTLEKLAILKAWAEVYVVAMINDGSAPGNVETSSRNKAHTTAANEEEGFGEFEFQNESLLSLVQPELLSLSQHWLAALRDHALLSLPPEFSSQLPHDGGAFYTTDTMESARPYYLESWAPILHAATLWLNARGFESPEPANVDTNTKNKLGRNNNNDSTNTESNVERFHLLFGICMEALCSPRSSESTQSVETCLSALYTLLDSIWARNVLMVDRSLPIELCNVLHRLLLTRESYTIQMMVMEVLKQVMRAAQEDLADRKKSKLKELVPANQESKDTTEVDELGEGQETGDLIPGQSLVFAVLEVCLCLLVRQIPALNPSPGGATTVLSHRGYTASEECGRLIAATLNVMEGLPRLCSPQGAIAILPTLLYLTTGVIRETAIRTDNDNSGVGPGAPVHGALHCLKSLMTNKYATDARSEQQWKTLLQSALAKIVDLAKTGCDETKMDEVAMMLGIAVFVLHASPEVVSAPNLQYPCINHFRQCLQSENTLVKLKCIQTLRTIFMHYERSVSTPYIHALAPRLVEYLYSESSKQVSNETQLTLTLESIATIEALISLAEPANRDLMQGIQMLTLLVPILINYLLEGDALRHGSKFQITLHQQSFQWLNKIGPKYPQEFKTLMAQSTELKTKLENAVKSSHQQQVQKQSRLSEPVKQAIKLNTAPSIKLKTDFSNFN encoded by the exons AACGATATCAAGGGATGCCAACAAAAATTAGTCGAACAGCTCACAAGGCACATGCAAGGGGCTCCGGGACCACCGACCCGTCGTCTCATAGCGCGCTGCCTTGCAACCCTCTTTAGTGTTGGCGACACATTTCTGCTATTTGACACAGTAAACAAGTGCAACGATATTCTCAAAAACAAGGACGACTCTCCGAGTTTCCTGCCCACAAAATT AGCTGCAATTTGCTGCGTCGGATGTATGTACGAAAAATTGGGCCGCATGATGGGCCGATCTTACGAAGACACTGttcaaatattgataaaatcaCTCCGCTCAGCGGAGTCGCAAACCCGGATAGAAATAATGCACACTCTTGAGAag GTGTGCGCTGGGATGGGATCTGCCATTACAAACGTCCACAAGGAAATTTACAAAGTGGCCCGACACTGCCTTACGGATAGAGTCATGGCAGTACGTTGCGCTGCTGCTAAG TGTCTTTTGGAAATGTTGAATCACGCACCTTTTCTGTGCACAACTGAAATCGAAAGTGTTGCCACGTTGTGTTTTCGGGCATTCGAAGGTTCAAATTATGAAGTGAGATGTACCGTGGCAAAACTTTTGGGTGCATTAGTTGCCACCACGCAACAAGCAGCCACGAAAGGAAACAATCCGCCAG TTTTAGCTCCTCAAAGTAAAGGGTTTAAGCCAATATCATTGGATGAAGCACTGAACATACTAATGTCTGGATTTCTACGCGGCGGTGCCGGCTTTTTAAAAGGCACAGGAGAAATGATAAAGGGAAGCTCGGGCGTAAATCGTGAAGTGAGAGTTGGAGTTACACAT GCCTATGTAGTATTTGTGCAAATTCTCGGAGGAGCTTGGCTTGAGCGTAACATAAGCACCCTGGTTTCCCACGTCCTAGATCTGGTCGCTAATCCCAAAGCGGCCAGTTCACACGTGGATGCAGTATACTCGAGAAAATGCATAAACTTTATCCTCCGAGGTACGATAGGAAAGTTGTTAGGTGAGGGAGCTCAGGCTGCAGCGTGCAAAGAAATCGCCCATGTAATTTTGAAGCAGATGAACTCCATCG ACTTCAGCCCAGAAAACGCGAAAGACTGCAATCAAGAAACGTTATTCAGCCAACATCTGTTAGTCTGTGCTTTACAAGAAATGGGAAATCTGATTCTCGGACTGGGCACAACCGCTTGTAATCTCATATCCGACCAATCACTTA GCTTGATTGAAACAACAATAGCAGTTTTGGTGCACCCTTGTCAAGCGGCAAGACTAGCCGCTTCGTGGTGTCTGCGATGCATTTGCGTCGCTGTTCCAAGTCAGATAACACCGTTGATAGACCGTTGCGTGGAtgcaattgaaaatatgagaagTTCGCCGGAGGCAATAGCAGGCTACAGTAGTGCCCTAGCCGCGGTTTTAGGAAGCGTAAGATTATCGCCCCTCGGAGTTCCCCATACCAAGGGAAAG ataATATTTAATACAGCTGAAGAATTATTGAGAAGTGCTAGTCAAAACAGCCGGTTGTCGTTGAACAGAACTCACGCTGGTTGGCTATTGATCGGGGCTATAATGACTcttg GCGTGGCGGTGGTGAGGGGATTACTGCCGAGGATGTTATTACTCTGGAGGAATTCTTTTCCACGTTCAAACAAAGAGCTTGAGAGTGAAAAAGCTCGCGGAGATGCGTTCACCTGGCAGGTGACACTGGAAGGCCGAGCTGGGGCACTTTCTGCTATGCACAGTTTCTTGCTACATTGTTCAGATCTTCTCAATGATGACATCACTCGCAGGCTTCTCACACCTATTGAGTCTGCCTTGGCAATGCTTACAAA CTTATCCACAGTCCTCAAAAACTATGGTCAACAATTAAAAGCTCCCGCTGCCATGGTCAGATTACGCTTGTACGAAACGTTATTACTGCTACCACCCCAAACTTTCGAAG GCTCATACACACATCTGTTAAGGATGCTGGTATCTGAATTTACTTTAACCGAAAATCCGGGGAATACCACAACTTCGTTACTGCGCATTGTGTGTCATGCCGACGATTCCGTTATTCTTGGAACATGGTTGCAGGAGACAGATCATCGCACTATTGAAGACCAG ATGGAACCAAACCGACGGGCCGATTCTGAACAT TTGCAACCTAATAGTGCCGCCGGATCAGGAGCACTGGAGCATGATTCATGCTGTTTGTATCGTCCTGTTCCAAAC GGCGAAATAGTACCGGGACCACTTCCTCTAGGTGTTGCTGTTATCGATATGTCAGTCTCATTATTTGGACAAATATTTCCTCGCGTAGCGAACAAACACAGATTGCAAATGTTGGACCACTTCAGCGAATGTATTAAACATGCTAAAAGTGCCAGACAAGAAGCGGTACAAATGAATGTCTTTACAGCCGTTCTTAGTGGATTGAAGGGTCTTAATGAGGCAAAAACTAGTTTCGGCCAagaagatgtaaaaaaatctgcaacCAATCTGATTATC AGCGCACTTGTCAGTAGCAATTCAATCCTGCGCTGCGCAGCTGGTGAGGCAGTCGGGCGAATGGCACAAGTTGTTTCAGACTCCAAATTCACCGCAGAGTTGGCACAGACCAGTTTCGATCGACTCAAATCGGCTCGTGATGTGGCTAGTAGGACGGGTCATTCGCTGGCACTTGGTTGCCTGCACAGATATGTCGGAGGAATGGGTTCTAGTCAACATTTGAACACAAGTGTCAGCATTCTGCTTGCTCTCGCCCAAGACAATACATCTCCTGTTGTACAG GTTTGGGCATTGCATGCGCTAGCACTTATTGCCGACTCTGGAGGCCCGATGTTCCGAGGCTATGTCGAACCGACGCTATCATTAGCATTAACTCTCCTCCTCAACGTTCCACATTCCTACATTGACGTTCATCAATGTATCGGCAAAGTTCTGTCTGCACTTATTACCACCATTGGACCAGAATTGCAAG GCAATACATCGACCATATGTATGGCACGGTCATCCTTTTTATGCGCTTGTGCAATAATGCAAGATCATCAGGACCCGCTTGTTCAAGCTGAAGCTACAGGGTGTTTACAACAATTACATCTATTTGCGCCACGACATGTTAATTTGTCCTCATTGGTTCCCACATTGTGT CGCACTTTGTCAAGCAATCATCTTCTACTTCGCAAAGCGGCAATATCTTGTCTTCGTCAGCTTGCTCAACGGGAGGCGAAAGAAGTATGTGAACATGCGATGACATTAGCCAATGAAAGCAGAGATACGAACATCGTCGAGGGTCTCGTTATCACGGAGACAGGTCTTCCAGGAGTTTTATTCAGCATGCTAGATACAGAAACGGACAGCCGACTAATAAAAGATATCCACGATACTCTTACCAGTATGCTTCAAATGCTTGCTGCTGACAACCTATCACAGTGGTTATCTCTTTGCAAAGATGTTTTAACGGTAGCTTCAG AGTCGAGTACGACAACAGAAGAAGTCACTGCTGTTCTAACTGAAGATAGTACAGCGGATGATGAAGGTGGTGAAGCAGAAGGTGATGATGATCAGGCCGAATTTCACGCAGAAGAGTCAACACGGCAACGTCCAGCTGTCTCACCACGTTGGCCGACCAGAGTTTTCGCTGCTCAGAGTGTACGACGGATTATCACTGCTTGTCTTGTCAACAAGCAGGCACACTTTGATCTGGCCTTAGCTAAGGAAATGCAGCTCACCAGAGGAAGAG GAGATTTTCTAGTACTACACTTATCAGATTTAGTGCGTATGGCATTTATGGCTGCGACCAGTGATTGTGATCCTTTGCGATTAGAAGGTCTCAAGACCTTAcaagaaataattgataaatttgcCAAAGTTCCGGAACCAGAATTTCCTGGACACTTACTTCTGGAACAATTCCAAGCGCAG GTTGGTGCTGCCTTGAGACCAGCGTTTTCTACAGAAACAGCATCTCACGTCACCGCTGCAGCTTGTGAAGCTTGTAGCGCATGGATTGGTAGTGGTGTTGCAAGGGATCTCAATGATTTACGCCGAGTACATCAACTGCTTGTATCGTCGTTGGAAAAATTAAGAGGCGGACATTCTCATCAACAATTATACAATGAAAGCCTTTCTACGTTAGAAAAACTGGCCATATTAAAGGCTTGGGCTGAG GTGTACGTGGTGGCAATGATTAATGATGGTTCAGCACCTGGAAATGTAGAGACGTCATCAAGAAATAAGGCTCATACAACTGCCGCAAACGAAGAAGAAGGCTTTGGCGAATTTGAGTTCCAGAATGAAAGCTTACTCAGTTTAGTTCAGCCAGAGTTATTAAGTCTGAGTCAACATTGGTTAGCTGCCCTGCGCGATCATGCATTACTCTCCCTACCACCTG aattttcaagtCAGCTTCCTCACGATGGAGGAGCTTTTTACACAACTGATACAATGGAATCAGCTCGTCCTTATTACCTTGAGTCTTGGGCTCCAATACTTCATGCAGCAACACTGTGGCTGAATGCTCGAGGCTTCGAATCTCCAGAACCTGCCAATGTCGATACTAATACGAAGAATAAACTTGgccgtaataataataatgactcTACCAATACAGAATCTAATGTCGAACGATTCCATTTATTGTTTG GTATATGCATGGAAGCTTTGTGCAGTCCTCGATCTTCGGAGTCTACCCAAAGTGTAGAGACATGTCTGAGTGCTCTCTACACCTTACTTGATTCTATATGGGCACGCAACGTACTTATGGTTGATCGGTCCCTTCCTATTGAGCTTTGCAATGTTCTTCACAG GTTGCTACTGACGCGAGAAAGCTATACCATTCAAATGATGGTAATGGAAGTACTGAAACAAGTAATGCGTGCTGCTCAAGAAGACCTTGCAGAtcggaaaaaatcgaaactcaAGG AACTTGTCCCTGCAAATCAAGAGTCTAAAGACACCACAGAAGTCGATGAACTGGGGGAAGGGCAGGAAACTGGTGACCTTATTCCAGGACAATCTTTAGTTTTTGCTGTACTAGAAGTTTGCTTGTGCTTACTCGTACGACAAATACCAGCGTTGAATCCCAGTCCAGGTGGTGCGACAACGGTGTTGTCTCATCGGGGATATACAGCATCGGAGGAATGTGGCAGGCTCATCGCTGCCACTCTGAATGTGATGGAAGGTCTTCCAAGGCTTTGTTCTCCACAAG GTGCCATTGCGATTCTACCCACGTTGTTATATTTAACAACTGGGGTAATTAGAGAGACTGCGATTCGCACAGATAACGATAATTCTGGGGTCGGACCTGGAGCACCTGTGCACGGGGCTCTGCATTGTCTCAAGAGTCTTATGACCAATAAATACGCAACTGATGCAAGAAGTGAACAACAGTGGAAAACTTTGCTTCAGAGTGCTCTTGCTAAAATAGTCGATCTTGCAAAAACAG GTTGTGATGAAACGAAAATGGATGAAGTTGCGATGATGTTAGGGATTGCAGTGTTTGTCCTCCACGCATCCCCTGAGGTTGTGAGTGCGCCGAACTTACAGTACCCTTGCATCAATCATTTTCGGCAGTGTCTTCAATCAGAAAATACTCTG GTTAAATTAAAGTGCATACAAACATTGAGAACAATCTTCATGCACTATGAACGCAGTGTCAGTACTCCCTACATCCACGCTCTCGCACCAAGGTTGGTGGAATATCTGTACAGTGAATCGAGCAAACAAGTATCAAACGAAACTCAGCTAACTCTTACATTAGAAAGCATAGCAACGATTGAAGCACTCATATCATTAGCTGAACCTGCTAATC GAGATCTTATGCAAG gtATTCAAATGCTTACTCTGCTGGTGCCTATTCTGATAAATTATCTACTGGAAGGTGATGCCTTGCGCCATGGATCCAAATTCCAAATCACTCTCCATCAACAGAGTTTTCAATGGCTGAATAAAATAGGACCAAAGTACCCTCAG GAATTTAAGACGTTGATGGCACAATCTACAGAGTTGAAAACAAAGCTCGAAAACGCGGTGAAATCCAGCCACCAGCAGCAGGTTCAAAAGCAATCAAGATTATCGGAGCCAGTGAAACAAGCAATTAAACTCAACACTGCCCcttcaattaaattaaaaacagaTTTTTCTAACTTCAACTAA